GTAACAAGACAAATGGTCTTAAATGAGCTCGTAAAAGTCGGGATGGATAGAGATATTGCGGACGATTTATCTTATAGATACTATAAAAATGAACTTACTACTAAAGATCTTGAACTTCTAAAAATGGCATTCAAATCAGATATTAGAGATCTCAATAATAAAATTGATACTGTTGAAAATAACTTAAATATTAAAATTGACACTAAATTTAATGAACTTGATAATAAAATTGATATTATTGAAAATAACTTAAATATTAAAATTGACACTAAATTTAATGAACTTGATAATAAAATTGATATTATTGAAAATAACTTAA
The Borrelia duttonii Ly DNA segment above includes these coding regions:
- the bdr gene encoding Bdr family repetitive protein gives rise to the protein MEHMIQPVVTRQMVLNELVKVGMDRDIADDLSYRYYKNELTTKDLELLKMAFKSDIRDLNNKIDTVENNLNIKIDTKFNELDNKIDIIENNLNIKIDTKFNELDNKIDIIENNLKSEISLVRKDMDLIRKDMEINKTELNSKLKLNNWMLGTIITINVGILLTLISIINSIINK